One genomic window of Nicotiana sylvestris chromosome 10, ASM39365v2, whole genome shotgun sequence includes the following:
- the LOC138880148 gene encoding uncharacterized protein: MNKVCSDWRFCCNYKEHPNGRIWLSWKQNVEVQILLLDEQFIHCEVQERSSTFKTLITVVYARATIKESWLLSGDFNNVLHTDDRIGAPVTQSEIKGFQDAIITLQLTQLKSLGWFYTWCNKQQLEKRVYNRIDWALENVEWMQKYSHIEADFLNPEVVTLQNSETQFSKGNRVVLPNVVYQISDPTVRETWGVDNSSVMDYADFAGIVEKELNTYMASYRLQLNKTRQKLEAIQSELKHKHMDQRLIDQEKMAMMELKLRTNKNTINSIYTDLGDKVSEPILVEEEFVKFFMKLLVENNTTCDDIYEDVKDFFVTGRLHKRVSSTAVTLIPKVQNPSQVKDYRPIACCTTMYKIITKVLTARLKPVIRGLIGRSQSAFIEGRSIIDNILFTHELFKGYNRKGISPRCVLKVDLRKAYDTVE; encoded by the exons ATGAATAAAGTATGCAGTGATTGGAGATTTTGCTGTAACTACAAGGAACATCCAAATGGAAGGATTTGGCTATCGTGGAAACAAAATGTTGAGGTGCAGATACTGTTGCTTGATGAACAGTTTATACATTGTGAAGTCCAAGAAAGAAGTTCCACTTTCAAGACATTGATAACTGTGGTGTATGCAA GAGCAACTATTAAGGAGAGTTGGCTACTTAGTGGAGACTTCAATAATGTCCTCCACACTGATGATAGGATAGGGGCTCCAGTTACACAAAGTGAGATCAAGGGCTTCCAGGATGCAATTATTACCCTGCAACTCACACAATTGAAAAGTTTGGGATGGTTCTATACTTGGTGCAATAAACAACAACTAGAAAAGAGGGTATACAATAGAATTGACTGGGCACTGGAGAATGTTGAGTGGATGCAGAAGTACAGTCATATTGAAGCAGATTTTCTAAATCCTGAG gtggtgactcttcaaaattctgaaacccaattctcgaaagggaatagagttgtccttcccaatgtcgtataccaaATTTCTGACCCTACGGTTAGAGAAACATGGGGCGTCGACAATAGCTCTGTGATGGATTATGCTGACTTTGCAGGCATAGTGGAAAAG GAATTGAACACTTATATGGCTTCCTATAGGCTTCAGCTCAATAAGACCAGGCAGAAACTTGAAGCCATTCAGAGTGAACTAAAACACAAACATATGGATCAAAGGTTGATTGATCAAGAAAAAATGGCTATGATGGAA TTGAAGCTGAGGACAAACAAAAATACTATAAACTCTATCTACACTGACTTGGGAGACAAGGTATCTGAACCGATACTGGTGGAGGAAGAGTTTGTCAAGTTCTTCATGAAGCTACTGGTAGAGAATAACACTACAT GTGATGATATATATGAGGATGTGAAGGATTTTTTTGTGACTGGGAGGCTGCATAAAAGAGTGAGTAGTACTGCTGTAACACTGATTCCTAAAGTGCAAAATCCTAGTCAAGTTAAAGACTATAGGCCCATAGCATGTTGTACAACAATGTATAAGATCATCACAAAGGTCCTCACAGCAAGACTAAAACCAGTCATTAGAGGTCTAATTGGGAGATCACAGTCAGCATTTATAGAAGGTAGAAGTATTATAGACAACATTTTGTTCACACATGAATTGTTCAAAGGATATAATAGAAAGGGTATCTCCCCAAGATGTGTTCTTAAAGTGGATTTGAGGAAAGCTTACGACACAGTAGAATGA